gtttctaaattttttacatttacatcttttgttttctttcttcctctttttccttcttccttcgcgATCATCAACCTTCTCGATGGTCGGCGACCGGCTACATGGAAGAGCCGGCGAGGGCCGACCTCATTAGCCTTTAGTGGGGTTCGCCCTTGCCGGAATCGAGCAAAGGCCGAGCTCGCCTACCAAGCGAAGTCATCCGAGGCTCGACAAAGGTTGCCCCTCGTCAGCCTTCATGGAGCTTCACACAAAGCCAGCAAGGTCAGCCCTTGCTTGTTGCCGGTCGAGGTGGCTGGCGACcacaaaggagggaaaaaaaaaagaaaaaaaaaacaataaattacaAGTTataaataaattcataaaaataataaaatttcagAAATACTATCCGCATCAACATCGGCGATGCCATGTAAATCGGCCGACATCCatatcagtaattttttttgtcaaaatcgatcggatgaattgaattggcacaaataaaaagatgtaaaactaaattggccaaaaaaaaatttggtagttgatttggcacaattgcaataggtttaggacttttttggtaattttcctatcGTGCATCCTTATATCATGTCATATGTTTGTCATGTCATAAGCATCCATTGGTACACCTTTAACGTAATTTGTCGTGCATCGAGTCACACCATTTGTTGTTTGCGCATCCTCACGCCGGAACATGCTCACCATAACTTCTTGTTCATATGGCGCATTGGATTCATGCAATGCATATCTACGTCAATACAAAGATCGCCCACTACACAGCAAAGTTGGGTCGTTATTCGCCTACTGATGCAGTGAATAGCCATGGTAGAAACTTCCATAAGGGATTTCAATGTATGCAGAAGTGCAAGAGAATATAAGAAGACTCAATGAGGGGTGAGCGGCTCCGGGTTCTTCTAGGTTCTAGCCCGCCGGAATCGATTCTCCAgtttttgaaacctgaaacctaTCTTGCATATCCTAAAATCTACCATGTCACGGATTTTAGAGCCTACCTAGGTTCCatctatattcttaattaaataaTTGTGGTGAATTATCACCTATAATGACCATCATTTACTGTTATAATCCACTGActacaactcatatttaaacttgcggaaaatatgaaatattaatgaAGTAGAAATCTCATTCATGATTATCCCGAAAATGGAAACTTAGACTAATGATTTCAAATTACATACTGTCACCGAACGCCATGGAATACCGCAAGATTACACGAaaatatagaacaagaaaaacacaaaatttattttagatTCCATGAggtagaacccgaaacctacccgtcggaaccgGTTCcctaatttttagaacttgTAACCTATTCTATTACCAGCAGTCCAGTTCTCTTGTTCCCAATTATACCCTGGAAATAtactcacccaaaaaaaaattttatggcaATAACCCAAATTCCGCTATTGGTGCGCTATATATGGAAATTACAGGTGATGTTGATGTAGTTACCAACATATTTTCCTGTGTATGAAAATTCCAGCAACTTGGTATGGTTACCAAAACAGCAGCATGTAAAAAATATCAGAGAATGCTATGATGGTTGCCCCTTCATGTGGCCAACTTAGTTGGGACTTTGGGTGTCAAGCTGAAGTCATTCACAGAAGTAGAGAAAGACATGGCTCTTCCTTGGGGAGCTTGTCCCCAATTTTAATTGGATACTTAGTGGTTTCAAATTCGCAAGGCGCGATCCACACTTGGCTTTTCTATACTTATATCAAGATACTAGAGTTTCAATATGTGGGGAGTATATGTACCTATATGAAAGACCATAATAATTTTTGCATATAGCGTCTTGAGTGGACGATGCTATATTTGCATTTACATCAATGGGAGGAAAAGTGCATCATAAGATGAATAGCAGCGGCAAGCCCCGTGGTTTTCGAATCTGTCGACAAAATCATCGCAAGATCGGGTCCTTATCAGCCCTGGAAGAAGGCCTAATTTTGCTCGGTTGTTCAGGGCACATAAAGTGAGGTCCATGATAGAGTGAAAGAAGTAGGTCCTTTTGATGAAAGTTCTCTGATCATTGAAGGTTTgattaaaatgttcaaaaacaAATAACCTTGATCTTGCATAACAATGGAAATCATAAATAGGGCAAAACATTTACATTGTATATCAGTAAAGACAAATAATTGATTACAACTAGACTATCTAGTTAACAAAACCTCCAGAAGCACGTCTCCTAACAAGatctttgcatttttatttgcttatggAGCCTTTGATCCAACCTTGCGCTTTCTGGACGTTTCTGATTCAACAGCCTCTTTTAATTTCTCGAGTGCTAACATAGAAAACATAAAACGCACTTGCTAAGCTCATATAAAGAATATTCCATCAGATAGATCAAATAAGCATATAGcaccaaaatcccaaaaaaaaaaaaaaattgctgaatTCCTGTTGTTATCATACACCATGCATTAGAAAAGACAGGAAACTTAGAAAATGCCCATCGTACATAAAAATAGTAAATAGCAGGAGGGTCAAATGTTAATTTGTCATGGCCACAAAAGCAAATTTAAGCTGTCAGGCAGCATCTGTTTTGTGACAGATGGAATCAACAGATTACCTGATGTGTATGAACTGCGAAACGATTCTACTGAGGTGGCAGGAAGCAAGTAAACAGGACAAGAGTTATTGTCAGCTTTCTGTAACATCTTCTTGAAACGCTTGACCTAATAGGTGGAAATGGAtccaacaaaatcaaacacCGTCAGATTAAaaactttgagaagcttgaaatCTCCACAGTAGCAAGACCTAGGAAATTAACGTATCTGTGTGCACATAACTTCAGCGAGATGCGACTTGCATCATTAAGACTCATAAAAACTCACTAAATCATAAGCAGAAAAGACATGTTGACGTGTGCATTTACAATCAGAGTTTTATGGTGTTTTAGCTTCTCCACAGAATGTTCCTTCCCCCAACAGATATGACAAAGATAATATATGGTAAAGTAGCTAGCGTAAGCAGACACACTCATGGAAATGTGACCAAACTTCACATCCAAGATCTGGTTGTGAAAACCttcttttttcagaaattttgaTTCAGAATTAAAAGATGAAATGGCTTTAAGTAAAGCAGACCCTGTAAGGACATGCTGGTAGAGCAAATTTACAACAACAGCTTCCATGGATTCTCCGGCATGGTAAAACAATAATAAAGAACTTTGTAGGTTCTGTTTTTTAACGGACACTCTGATTCTCATAAACATTGCAAGAGGGGGTATCAAGCCAGATGAACATGCCTGCACTAAGTCCCAGATCATAGAACGATTCTCTCTCATACTTGCAAGTTGAGAATCTTCAGATTTATACAGACTGGTCACATTCTTTCTCCGAGGAATCCAACAAGTCAAGAAGAAAATGCAAGAAAACAACCTACCTCATCTTTACGCAACAAAGTGAAGCATCGACCAGTCTGGCCAGCTCTAGCAGTACGGCCTGCTCGATGTATGTATGTCTTTATATACAGAGGAATTTCATAATTGATGACATTCGTCACCCCTTCTACATCCATTCCACGTGTCATTGCATCAGAGGAAACAAGAACCTGTACATCTCCTTCTCGGAATGCTTTCAGGGTTTTACTGCAGGACAGACTTTTATGTTACTAAAAACAGGCTGATGCTAAAGAAAATAATGCTTTCAGGGTTTCACTGCAGGACAGACTTCTATGTTACTAAAAACAGGCTTATGCTAAAGAAAATAAAGCTATGCCCTGCTCATGTATTGATTCCATGTACTTAAAAGAGCAAGCCAAAGATGCACATAATCAAATACCAGCAGTGTTATGAAGCTAACAAAATCGTGCAAGatgaaatttcttcaaaaaaattaacatttctACAAGTTAGGATGAAGGTAGACTTTGCAACTCAAATAGGAGTCCTAGACGAATCAAGAttctttttcaagtttaattGGTGAAGTCATCTATTAGGATTTGTTTATAGGATTTTAAGTTTGAGTAGTAGGATGTTATGTTCCCtattttaactcatttttcttatttagaGCTCTCATCTTTCAACTAGGAGTAGAACTCTTAGAGAATCTATAAGTATCACTATAATTCTCTCTTTTGAATAGAGTTGGTGAGTTATTGTATTTTGCAAGCATTTGCTTTGGGACTTTGTGATGCAATTCTTCTCTTAAGCATGATGCTTAAGAAACCCTAGGTTTGATGCTTAGGAAGCTTTCATCTGAAGCCTAAAGATTTATTCATTACTTTGGGATTGTTTCTCCTACATCTCACTGCTTCCTTTCCATTTATTTCAACTGGTGTCATCCCCCTTATGTTCAATAGCCTTCAGTCAGTAATACAGGTAGTTGACTGAGGTACTATCCTACCTCCAAAGTACTATCTCTATCGGCTTAAGTCCAAAAGTCTGATCCATATTGCACTCTCAATGACCACTTGTTTTTCGTCCTATCATATCGCTTCATAATTGTACGTACATAGTTAACCTTTCAGCAGTTGTCGAACTTGACTAGGATATACATGGCGAACTTTTATGCAAAAGACTGTTATCCTAGTACAAATGAGCTTAGTGATCTGAAGCAAACAATTGGTTTGTTTTATATCTTACAGAGCATTTTTATTGTCCATGAGTTATGGTTCATATTTATCTTTAGAGGAATATGCAGTCATGCAGTAAAACTCTTTTGGTCCTTAACTCAAGAGATAGGGTGAAGGTGGAAGGAAATCGGTCAGGAAAAACCTATCAAAGTATGCTATGAAATGCAAGATGTCGCTGAATGTTCTTTAAGATTTGCACAAGTCAAATGCAGATGCCTCATTGCTCATATGTTGAGAGGTGTATTACACTTTAGCTTCTTCAAATTGTAAACTTGATTTCACATGCTAACAGAAACTGTCTTTAGGCATAtgatatttcaaataattcctaaatgaataaataatatCACTAGTAACTACAACCCACATGCAACGCTTATGTGTACATTGCTACATAAAAGATTAGGCATTACCTTCTCACAGACTGACGTTGTAGACCAGAATACTCCTTGATCTTGAGTGGCAAGTCGGTAAAGAAATTTAGTAAAGTGCATAAACGATGGGTTGACTCCACGGATGAAGTGAACACAATGCATTTTTCTCCTCCTAGATTTTTCAGAAGGGCAACCAAGTAGATGGGTTTGAGCTTTGATTCACATATCTGCACATACATCAATGCATTACACATGCATGCATCCCAAAACATCAGTCAACAGATAGATCGACTTTGCGGGAACTAGCAGTGACAGTAATATCCAATTAATGAAACTGGACAAAGGCACATACACCTGACATAAGGAATCAATTAGAATAGAGCAGAATATGAGTGGTTCAACTTGTCTTACTAGGCAATCCACATACAgaaatcaagcaatcaatcgATGCCAGTGAAAGGAAAGGTAAACATACTCTTATCAAAGTAAACATGAAAATATCCTGAAAACAATTAAACTGGACATCCATGAAACAAAGTAGTCATATGCAGAACAGGGATGCAATTACAACATATTCAACAGCATTCTTAAGATATGAACATCAAAGGCAAGAGGCAAGAAATGAAGGACAGACTCATGAACCTTAGTAATTTTCAAGCAAAGGCATTGTAGACATCCAGCTACCTTGATGAAATGATTCAATACCAGAAAAATTGAGCATAGCAGTGTAGGTATCAGGGGAGTTTCTTTCTTATATCTGATGCTAACACAAGATTCTGTCCACTAAAGGATAACAGCAGATAGCAAACTCATGGGGGTTTAAGTCATAACATTTAAATTAAACAGAATGAAGCCACTAGAAAAGAAGATCTACAAAAATACAGTAATGTCAAAAGAATGTAATATATCATGATTCATGGAGTATTCTGCATCTTTGAACTAACAACTATTAAAATAGATGGAGATCATAATTCCTTTAATTAAGAAAGTGCACATAGGAAGGGCAAGAAGACATGTATAATCCCAAAGACCAACGAGTCAAAAGATCTTAAAATGCAATTCTTCATCTTATGCTTTATCTTCTCTTTGCAGATCTAAAGAAgggcatgaatgaaaaataaaagcaattcCTCATCTGATGTTTTATTGTCTCTCTCAGCGATGCTCCTGCTGTGCTCATCCTGAAATAGGAAAGCTCCCTCACTTGTTCCTTTGTCTCTCACCTTAATATTCCTTTTGTCAATATAATTAACTTACCGAAGTTATGGTTAATTTTACTTTTAGAAGAATAAGATGGGTTCGTGGATGCGTCTCCAATCAAAGCTTGACTAAGAAAAATTCTATAATTAAATTGCCGCAATATACGACACCAAAAAGAAACAACTAATCCTTATCCCACCAAGAGGAGTTAGCTAGATGAATCCATTTGCACAATTTCCCTTGATTCTACATCATCTGTCAGATCTAAGTACCCCATATCATTCCATACCATCTTTTGCCATTACCTTTTAGACTTTCCCTTGCCCCCTTCTGACAATCACGATACTATAGTTGCATTTTCTCGCCAGATGCATCTAAAGACCTTTGATTCATCATCATTTTCACCGTATTCACATCATTTTGTCCTTGCCCACcgtttctttcttcaatttcaaaacaTTGCAACTGCAGCTTCTATAAGAAATTAAAGCTAGAATGCAATGGTgcaaacaaacaaaacctaaTGACAGCACCTAGCATTTGGTAATCATGTAAGTTTCTTTGAGCTAGTTCTACTACTCCAAAGTCCAAATCAGTCAAATTCACTGAAGGAAGCTTCCCATTGAACTGGTGCCTTGCCCCTTGGCATATAATTCCTATATCAAGGAATAAACAAGAGCCTTATCATCCCACAAGGATTCAATATAAAAGGTTCACGTAATGGACACGTACCAGTTTGTATGATTCCAACTTTTCTGGAAAACGGTAACGTCTTTGACCAGCCGACAAGAACAAAGGGTGATGCAAATCAAGTTGAGACAGCTTGCTTGGATCCTGGGTCAGCGTAGCTGACAGAACCATCTTTACCAACCTAGGGTAAGACTTACCCTTGAAGCCCCGCTCAATTCCACTGCAACAGTATGAAGCACAGAAGCTCCATTAGACATGAATACCAAACAGGGAATCAATTTTGACTTTATATGTCTGATAAATACAAAATTGTTCAAATCCAAAGAGGTACGTAAAACTTCAAGGAAAAAcgtatccacaaaaaaaaaaagggtcaaggCCACTTTTGGTCCCCTAACTGATGTTGTCCGTGaaattttgtcttctaattttttttttttttttggcgcaaTCAAGTCCTTTATCCAGAAATAATTGTTCAATCAATTCCCTCCATAAATAACACCACTAATAATGTCGACGTGGCACACTGACTAGGCACCTTTTGATgttaaaaactgaaaatttgcAAATCTAGGACAATCATTTCTCTAATATACcaggaaaagaggaaagaacaagaagataaaaaataaataagagatgagacagagacagagacagagacagagacagagacagagacagagagcgaGCTCGGTGGTAACAGGCACCATCACGATGATCGGCGGTGGCATGCCGCTGCCACCACCCCCACTAGCTCAGGCGGGGCAAATCTCAGGTGAGGCCCAAATGAAGATCACCATATTCTTCTGCTCCATGAATGGAATCATCCATGTCTTTAAGGAAGAATCCCAACAGCAGATAATGGAGTTGAATGATTGAATCTTAGGCCCCTTTTTTTCgcggaaaatgagtgatttggaaaacattttccataaaATGATAGCTTATATCGCTTGCGAAAACgagtgaaggaaaaatatttttatcatccatgcaaatgtttagacacaaatttttatctgtaatgaaaatattttcattgactaattatttcaagtaatgcAAAGCCTTAAACACAGGGTCACTAATCTTTTTGAAGGAACGCAAGCAAATTTTCTATGGTTAGTAGCACTAGTTAGTACTGGTTTGGTTCACTTTCGAACAATCAAATCAACTATCAGATGCAACAATAAAGCACATGAAAAGGCAATTCCAGTTTTTCCTATTGCAAGTCACACTTGTTTGCTGTCGAAGGATGTACAGAGAGAGAAGACTCGGAACCCTGGAAACATAGAGTTAGGCAACGTTAACTTGAGGCTGCAACATCAAGTGATCCTAAGCCAGCAATAGTGATTACCGATGGTGCCTCTCACCACCctctttttattctctttctttttattttggtgttctttcttcttttccttttaaacAAAAAGTCAATTTATTCCgggtttcaaattatttatctttGAAATGCCGTTT
This sequence is a window from Rhodamnia argentea isolate NSW1041297 chromosome 3, ASM2092103v1, whole genome shotgun sequence. Protein-coding genes within it:
- the LOC115757340 gene encoding DEAD-box ATP-dependent RNA helicase 1 isoform X1: MGEEKPRSVPALPWMRSPVDVSLLQECSLDLVPCLDPRLKGALRNMGISSLFPVQVAVWQETIGPGAFERDLCVNSPTGSGKTLAYALPIVHVLSTRAVRCLRALVVLPTRDLALQVKEVFDAIAPPVGLSVGLAVGQSSIADEIADLIKRPKLQAGICYDPEGSPAELQSAVDILVATPGRLVDHINSTHGFTLEHLRYLVVDETDRLLRESYQSWLPTVLQMTNSNNEGLLNSKSSLYSVFGSLRTIRRCGIERGFKGKSYPRLVKMVLSATLTQDPSKLSQLDLHHPLFLSAGQRRYRFPEKLESYKLICESKLKPIYLVALLKNLGGEKCIVFTSSVESTHRLCTLLNFFTDLPLKIKEYSGLQRQSVRSLSCSKTLKAFREGDVQVLVSSDAMTRGMDVEGVTNVINYEIPLYIKTYIHRAGRTARAGQTGRCFTLLRKDEVKRFKKMLQKADNNSCPVYLLPATSVESFRSSYTSALEKLKEAVESETSRKRKVGSKAP
- the LOC115757340 gene encoding DEAD-box ATP-dependent RNA helicase 1 isoform X3 codes for the protein MSVFFKNARSISSLVLIPVWQETIGPGAFERDLCVNSPTGSGKTLAYALPIVHVLSTRAVRCLRALVVLPTRDLALQVKEVFDAIAPPVGLSVGLAVGQSSIADEIADLIKRPKLQAGICYDPEGSPAELQSAVDILVATPGRLVDHINSTHGFTLEHLRYLVVDETDRLLRESYQSWLPTVLQMTNSNNEGLLNSKSSLYSVFGSLRTIRRCGIERGFKGKSYPRLVKMVLSATLTQDPSKLSQLDLHHPLFLSAGQRRYRFPEKLESYKLICESKLKPIYLVALLKNLGGEKCIVFTSSVESTHRLCTLLNFFTDLPLKIKEYSGLQRQSVRSLSCSKTLKAFREGDVQVLVSSDAMTRGMDVEGVTNVINYEIPLYIKTYIHRAGRTARAGQTGRCFTLLRKDEVKRFKKMLQKADNNSCPVYLLPATSVESFRSSYTSALEKLKEAVESETSRKRKVGSKAP